GCTCGTCTATCAGATATACGTCTGCTTCCCTTGACAGAGTAATTGCTATAGACAACCTTTGCATTTCGCCACCGGATAGGCCATCAACTGGATTTTCCATGATATCCGGTATATTCAGAGGGTGGAATATTTCATTCTTTACGTACGTGTCTTCAGCGCGGTCCTTTAAAGCAGATGCTATGAGATCCGATACTGTACCCTTAAAATCAGTTGATATATATTGCGGCTTGTAAGAAACCTTTACGTTCTGAGATATAGATCCTTCGTCTGGATTCATTACCCCGGCAAGCATCATTACGAATGTGCTCTTACCTAGCGCATTCCTGCCAAGCACACCAGATATTTCTCCCGTATGTATTTGGCCAGCATGCACATCTAGAGAGAAGTCTCCTAGTTTTTTCTTGATATCAGTCCATGTTATGAGAATGTGTTCAAATTTATCACGCTTCGACGATTTCTCCTCAAATTCGATAGGATAGCTTCGAATTCTTACGTTTTCTTCCCTGAGGAACCCTGACAAATAGGCATTTATTGCCCTGTTCGTACTCAATGGTTCAGAAAAAATACCATAAACCCCAGGGTCTCCATAAACAATGTTTACGCTGTCTGCCAGCCAATCAAGTATGGCAAGATCATGCTCAACTACTATGACCGTTTTTTTCTTGGATAGATCCTGTACTATGTTAGACACGTTGAGCCTTTCACCTATGTCTAGGTATGATGTCATCTCATCGAACAGATATATATCAGCCTCTTTTTCTAAAGTTGTACCTATGGCCAGCTTTTGCAACTCTCCTCCAGAACACTCTTTAACATCTTTTGATAGCGCATTTTCAAGATTAAGGAGAGATACGACTTCATCAAAGTTACCGTTCTCGTTGTTCTTCCTTAGTATCTCGCCTATGGTTCCACTTACCACTTTCGGTATATAGTCCACATACTGATTTTTAAGCACAGCTCTCTTATTCTCCTCGTACAATC
This genomic stretch from Thermoplasma volcanium GSS1 harbors:
- a CDS encoding ribosome biogenesis/translation initiation ATPase RLI is translated as MHVAVLDKDRCHPKKCHHECQYYCPPVRNHVMAIDFPDPDGQPLISETLCIGCGICIRRCPFGAIRIVTLPDELNKNVFHRYGVNGFRIYSLPTVVPGKVSAILGQNGLGKTTTLNILSGITVPNLGNYDKPPSKDAVIDRFARTTMGAYFKGLYEENKRAVLKNQYVDYIPKVVSGTIGEILRKNNENGNFDEVVSLLNLENALSKDVKECSGGELQKLAIGTTLEKEADIYLFDEMTSYLDIGERLNVSNIVQDLSKKKTVIVVEHDLAILDWLADSVNIVYGDPGVYGIFSEPLSTNRAINAYLSGFLREENVRIRSYPIEFEEKSSKRDKFEHILITWTDIKKKLGDFSLDVHAGQIHTGEISGVLGRNALGKSTFVMMLAGVMNPDEGSISQNVKVSYKPQYISTDFKGTVSDLIASALKDRAEDTYVKNEIFHPLNIPDIMENPVDGLSGGEMQRLSIAITLSREADVYLIDEPSAHLDSSYRMVVAKVIRRVMENTKKTALVVDHDIYLIDLISDSLIVFSGEPGSHGASDGPMDMKEGMNRFLKMVGVTFRRDQSSNRPRINKKGSSLDRLQKEENRYYYA